The Desulfocurvibacter africanus subsp. africanus DSM 2603 genomic sequence GGCAATCCCTGGACGCGGCTGCTGGCCGAAATTGGAGGCTGACGCCTCCGAGACCCAGAATCGGGCTTTCCTCTCGCCAAGTAACACATGCGAGGTTGCGATCCCCTTTCGGATCTACCTCCCTCTTGACGCTTCCTATTTCCATACCAATTTGGTAGACAATTGACCCACGACAAACGATGTATCCCCTCAGCCAAGGAATACCCATGCGTATAGCCCTTCTTGTCCTGGCCGCCCTGGTTCTGGCGGCCTGCTCCTCCGGTTCTCAGACCATGAGCGTGACCGACGGCGCCGTCAGCGTGCCGGTTGCCGAACTCGACGGCGGCGAGGCCCGCCACTTCAGCGTGGACATCGACGGCAAGCCTGTGCGCTTCTTCCTGCTCAAGACGTCCGACGGCGTGGCGCGCGCGGCCTTCGATGCCTGCGACGTGTGCTACCAGGAGAAGAAAGGCTACTCCCAGAACGGCGAGTACATGATCTGCAACAACTGCGGGCAGCGCTTCCACGCCTCGCGCATCAACGAGGTGCGCGGCGGCTGCAATCCCGCCCCGCTTGAGCGCTCCATCGTGAACGATACGGTCGTTCTGCGCACCGAGGATCTGCGTCAGGGTCTCAAGTACTTCTAGGAGCGACCGTGAATCTGCTGACCATCCCCCTGCGCAACGCGCGCCGCAAGCTGTTGCGCACGCTGCTGCTGGTGAGCGTGTTCTCCGTGGGCGTCACGGCCGTGGTGGCCCTGCACTACGTGGCCGAGGCCGTGGGCGAGAGCTTCGAGCGCAAGCTGGCCCGCTACGGCGCCAATATCGTGATCTTCCCCGAGGCCGATACTCTGGCCCTGAGCTACGGCGGAGTGCAGCTCGGCAGCCTGTCCTACGACGTGCGCCACCTGGAGCAGGCCGACACGGAGCGACGCATCCGCTCCATCCACATGCATGACCGGCTGAGCGCCGTCTCGCCCAAGCTCGTGGCCCTGGCCCGCGTTGACGAGCAGGCCGTGGGCGTCATCGGCGTGCGCATGCAGGACGAGCTGGCTCTCAAGGCCCACTGGCAAACCGAGCACGCCTTTCCCAAAGCGGAACACGAGCTGCTGGCCGGTAGCCGCGCCGCGAGCAGCATGGGCCTTGCGCCCGGATCGACGGTGAAAATCGGCGGTAAGGAGTTCCGAGTTTCCGGCGTGCTGGCCGAGACCGGCTCCGAAGACGACGAGGTGCTCTTCGCCGACTTGGCCGCGCTGCAGGCCGCCATGGGCCGCCAGGGCCAAGTCAATCTGGTGGAGATCGCGGCCCTGTGCGCCGGCTGCCCCATCGACGAGATCGTGGCAGAGCTGCGCCAGGCCCTGCCCGGCGTAGACATAAAGGCCCTGAGCCAGGTCGTGGGCCAGCGCATGTACTCCATCGGTTTCGTGAGCACCCTGGCCTGGGTAGTTGGCCTGATCATTCTGCTCACGGCCTGCGCCATGATCGCCCTGTCGCTGTATGCCTCAGTGGGCGAACGCCGCAAGGAGATCGGACTCATGCGTGCCCTGGGTTTCTCGCGCGCCGGAGTGTTCACGGCCTTCAGCTTCGAGGCCCTGCTGTTGGGCGCGCTGGCCGCCGTGGTCGGCTACCTGGCCGGATGCCAAGCCAGCGTCGAGGTGCTGCGCGCCCTGGACGTGGCCGATGCCGCGACCTGGCCCTTCAGTTTCGCGCACCTGGCCCTGACCCTGGCCATGGTCAGCCTGCTGACCGTCCTGTCCTCTGCCCTGCCGGCCTGGAAAGCCGCGCGCATAGAGCCCAGCGAAGCCTTCAGCCTCGTGTAGGGATTCAAGGAGCAAACCGCATGCTTTCCGCACGCGACATCTGCAAAAGCTACCGCTCGCAAGGCGTGGAAACGCCCGTGCTGCGCAACGTGAGCCTGGACATCGAGCCGGGCGGCTTCGTGGCCATCGTGGGCCGCTCAGGCTCGGGCAAGTCGACTCTGCTGAGTGTCCTGTCCACCCTGCTGCGACCAGACTCGGGCGCCCTGACTTGGCAGGGCCGGGCCATAGACCACGCCTCCGAGAGCGTTATCAACGCTCTGCGGCGCAAGGACTTTTCCGTGGTCTTCCAGCAGCATCAGCTCATGCCCTATCTCACGGCCCAGGAAAACGTGCTGCTGCCATTCATGCACGGCCTGCGGCCCGTGAAACGCGAGCAGACCGACAGGGCCCGCGAGTGCCTGGCGCGCGTGGGCCTGGCGGACAAGGGCGAACGCCTGCCGGGGCAACTCTCGGGCGGCGAGCAGCAACGCGTGGCCATCGCCCGCGCCCTGGCCACGGGCCCCGCAATGCTCTTTGCCGACGAGCCCACGGGCAGCCTGGACAAGGCCACGGGCCAGGGCATCATGGAGCTGCTGGCCGGGCTCAACTCCGACGGCCCGGCCGTGGTGCTGGTCACTCATGAGCCGGCCTACGCCAAGCTGGCCCGCACCGTGGCAGTTATGGAAGACGGCAGGCTTACGATACAGGCCTAGCGCCCGAGAAAAGCGCCCAAGCCCGGATTGGCGCAACTAGAGCATCTTGCATTTGACCTGAAAGAGGGCGCTGCCCTCTCTCAGACTCTCACCTGCCAGGAAAATGATTTCCCTGAACCCTCATTTTCTCGTTTCTTTTGCAAACGGCTATAGCGTGATGACTAGGTCAATGAAATGAATCAGGGCTCCGCGAAATGCAGGGCCCTGATTCATTTACTCTATCGGCTATTGCCTCCGAACAAGCCAGCTACGGCTTCCTAGCTGTCCTTGCTAGAAAGAAAACGAGCCGGAATCGCCGCTGTCGTCGGAGTCATCACTTTCGGAATCGTCATCACCGTTGGAGTCGTCGTCATCACCGGTGCTGCCAGTACCGCCAGTGCCGTCTCCGCCAGCCACTCCTCCTGCGGCGTAGGCATCGCCAAAAATAGCGTCCGGCAAGACCAGCACGGGATCACCAGCCGCCTCCAAGGTTGTCAGGTCCACCGGGATGTTGACAATGCCGACCCCGGTTTCGGCATCCTGAATGGGGGCTATGAAATAGAGCGACATGTCATCCGCTCCGAATCCAGGCCAGGCCGGGGGCAGGCTCTGGATGATGGCTCCGAGGGCCGCCTCCGGCTGGCTGATGTCGGCGACGACCAGCACCGTGGCCATCTCCTCTCCTTCGCCAGTCACGGCTTCAAAGGTTATAAAATTACTAGTCGCATGACTGAACGCGGGATTCACAAGCTGCATATCCGGGATGCCGAAGCCCACGAGCTCTCCGGTATTAAAATCGCCCACGAGCACGACCCACTGGAGCGTCGCCTCTCCACTCTCACTCTGGGCGGGGACCAGCGCGTCGAAGACGATCTTCATCCCGTCATCGGAAAAATCGACCGCGCCG encodes the following:
- a CDS encoding ABC transporter ATP-binding protein, producing the protein MLSARDICKSYRSQGVETPVLRNVSLDIEPGGFVAIVGRSGSGKSTLLSVLSTLLRPDSGALTWQGRAIDHASESVINALRRKDFSVVFQQHQLMPYLTAQENVLLPFMHGLRPVKREQTDRARECLARVGLADKGERLPGQLSGGEQQRVAIARALATGPAMLFADEPTGSLDKATGQGIMELLAGLNSDGPAVVLVTHEPAYAKLARTVAVMEDGRLTIQA
- a CDS encoding DUF2318 domain-containing protein; the protein is MRIALLVLAALVLAACSSGSQTMSVTDGAVSVPVAELDGGEARHFSVDIDGKPVRFFLLKTSDGVARAAFDACDVCYQEKKGYSQNGEYMICNNCGQRFHASRINEVRGGCNPAPLERSIVNDTVVLRTEDLRQGLKYF
- a CDS encoding ABC transporter permease codes for the protein MNLLTIPLRNARRKLLRTLLLVSVFSVGVTAVVALHYVAEAVGESFERKLARYGANIVIFPEADTLALSYGGVQLGSLSYDVRHLEQADTERRIRSIHMHDRLSAVSPKLVALARVDEQAVGVIGVRMQDELALKAHWQTEHAFPKAEHELLAGSRAASSMGLAPGSTVKIGGKEFRVSGVLAETGSEDDEVLFADLAALQAAMGRQGQVNLVEIAALCAGCPIDEIVAELRQALPGVDIKALSQVVGQRMYSIGFVSTLAWVVGLIILLTACAMIALSLYASVGERRKEIGLMRALGFSRAGVFTAFSFEALLLGALAAVVGYLAGCQASVEVLRALDVADAATWPFSFAHLALTLAMVSLLTVLSSALPAWKAARIEPSEAFSLV